From the Salipiger sp. CCB-MM3 genome, the window TGCAAACCATCCCCTCGCTTGCCATGTTCGGCATCATGATCCCGATCCTCGGATGGGTCGGCAGCAGCTTTCCCGCCGCGCAGGCGCTCGGCATCGCGGGCATCGGCTTTGCCCCGGCGTTTCTTGCGCTGGTGCTCTATTCGCTGCTGCCGGTGGTCTCGAACACCGTCGCCGGGCTCGACGCCGCGCCACCCGCCGCCACCGAGGCAGCGCGCGGCATGGGCATGACCCCGGCCCAGCGTCTGTGGAAGGTCGAACTGCCGCTCGGCATGCCGGTGATCCTCGCCGGGCTGCGCATCGTGCTGGTGCAGAACATCGGGCTGGCGGTGATCGCCGGGCTGATCGGCGGCGGCGGCTACGGAACATTCGTCTTTCAGGGCCTCAATCAGACCGCCACGGACCTCATCTTGCTGGGCGCCGTGCCCACGGTTCTGATGGCGCTCGTCTCTGCCGTCGTCATGGACATCCTCGTGGACCTCACCCGCCGCACCCCGGAGCGCCCCGCATGATCGAGATCGACAAGCTCACCAAGACCTATGGCGAAACCCGCGCCGTCGATGCCGTCTCGATGACCGTCGAGACCGGCACGATCACCGCCATCGTCGGCACCTCCGGCTCGGGCAAGACCACGCTGCTGCGGATGATCAACCGGCTGGTCGAGCCCACCTCTGGCGAGGTCCGGATCAATGGCGAGCCCACCCACGCGCTCAAACCCCATATCCTGCGCCGCCGCATCGGCTATGCCATTCAGGGCCACGGGCTCTTTCCCCACCACTCGGTCGCGCGCAACATCGCCGCCGTCCCCGATCTGCTGGGCTGGCCCAAGGACAAAACCGCCGCGCGGGTCGACGAGTTGCTCACCCTCTTCGGCATGGAGCCCGCCGACTTCCGCGAGCGTTTCCCCGCCGAGCTTTCGGGTGGCCAGCAGCAGCGCGTCGGCGTCGCCCGCGCGCTGGCCTCGCGCCCCGACCTTCTGCTGATGGACGAGCCCTTTGGCGCGCTCGATCCGATCATCCGCACCCGCGCGCAGGCCGACCTCAAGGACATACAGCGCAAGCTCGGCTCGACGATCATGCTGGTGACCCACGACATGGACGAGGCGATCAGCCTCGGCGACCGGGTCGCGGTGATGGATGGCGGCAAGCTGGTGCAATACGGCCCGCCCGATGAGATCGTCGCCAGCCCCGCGACGCGCTTCGTCGCCGATATGGTGGGCGATGCCGAGCGGCCCATGCGGCTGCTGTCGCTGATCCCCGCCGCAGACCTGGCCGAGGACGGCCCCGCCGAGGGCAGCCCCCTGCCCGCCGGTGCCAGCCTGCGCGAGGCGCTGTCGGCCTGCCTCTGGAGCGGGCGCGAGGCGGTGCCGGTCGAACGTGAGGGCCAGCCCGCGGGCCGGGTCACGCTGGCCGCGAT encodes:
- a CDS encoding ABC transporter ATP-binding protein codes for the protein MIEIDKLTKTYGETRAVDAVSMTVETGTITAIVGTSGSGKTTLLRMINRLVEPTSGEVRINGEPTHALKPHILRRRIGYAIQGHGLFPHHSVARNIAAVPDLLGWPKDKTAARVDELLTLFGMEPADFRERFPAELSGGQQQRVGVARALASRPDLLLMDEPFGALDPIIRTRAQADLKDIQRKLGSTIMLVTHDMDEAISLGDRVAVMDGGKLVQYGPPDEIVASPATRFVADMVGDAERPMRLLSLIPAADLAEDGPAEGSPLPAGASLREALSACLWSGREAVPVEREGQPAGRVTLAAIRARAERHA